The Juglans microcarpa x Juglans regia isolate MS1-56 chromosome 2S, Jm3101_v1.0, whole genome shotgun sequence genome has a window encoding:
- the LOC121252304 gene encoding uncharacterized protein At1g66480-like, translating into MGNSIGGRKKAKVMKINGETLKLKTPVRAWEVLKDCPGHVLLESEAVKRYGIRAKPLEPEQQLIPKKIYFLVLDQLPKSSDEKVPRAVRSQSGGIHMSAKERLECLMLSRRTVSDLSINRAPSVVSDRSGHLKVKIRLPSDQMAKLVAESRDGVEVAEKILDIYRDRAGEINGDHVAEGKEDTLMHREAPWKPALGSIGEKTKAHKKRVSFVPMEEENCSDGPQSSSRLNRRIE; encoded by the exons atggggaacAGTAtaggaggaagaaagaaagctAAGGTGATGAAGATCAATGGAGAAACCTTGAAGCTCAAAACCCCAGTGCGAGCATGGGAAGTTCTTAAGGACTGCCCTGGTCACGTCTTATTGGAGTCCGAGGCTGTAAAGCGTTATGGCATCCGAGCCAAGCCATTGGAACCGGAGCAACAGCTCATCCCCAAGAAAATATACTTCCTAGTACTAGATCAACTACCCAAGTCTTCTGACGAAAAGGTGCCTAGAGCTGTAAGGTCTCAGTCAGGTGGCATACACATGAGTGCCAAGGAACGGCTCGAGTGCTTGATGCTATCTCGGAGAACGGTTTCTGATCTTTCTATTAATAGAGCGCCGAGTGTTGTGTCCGATCGTTCTGGGCATTTGAAGGTGAAAATAAGGTTACCAAGCGATCAAATGGCCAAATTGGTGGCTGAAAGCAGAGATGGCGTGGAGGTGGCCGAGAAGATCTTGGATATTTATAGGGACCGCGCCGGAGAGATTAATGGGGATCATGTGGCGGAGGGAAAAGAGGACACATTGATGCACCGGGAAGCACCATGGAAACCGGCTCTAGGGAGTATTGGGGAGAAGACCAAGGCACATAAG AAGCGAGTTAGTTTCGTTccaatggaagaagaaaattgcTCGGATGGGCCTCAAAGTAGCAGTCGACTCAACCGAAGAATCGAGTGA